Part of the Natronobacterium gregoryi SP2 genome, GGCGATCTACAGGTCCTCTCCGGGGTCGATCTGACGGTCGAAGCAGAGGAGTACGTGGTGATCGTCGGCCCAAACGGCGCGGGAAAGTCCACCGTAATGAAGTCGGTGTTCGGACTGACGACATACTTCGGTGGGCGAATCGAGTTCCAGGCCGACCGAATCGACGGGAAGCCGCCGGAAGAAATCATCACACACGGCATCGGCTACGTGCCACAGACCGACAACGTCTTTCCGTCGCTTTCCGTCGGCGAGAACCTCGAGATGGGGGCGTACATCCTGGACGAGGTGCCACGGGACGCCCTGGAGATGGTCTACGATCGCTTCCCGATCCTGCGAGAGCGCAAGAGCCAGGCGGTCGGCAGTATGAGCGGCGGCCAACAACAGATGGTGGCGATGGGGCGGGCGCTAATGTTGAACCCTGATTTGTTGATGCTCGACGAGCCCTCGGCCGGGCTTGCCCCCGATCTCGTCGAAGACATGTTCGACCGCGTCGACGCGATCAACGACGACGGAACGGCGGTGTTGATCGTCGAACAGAACGCAAAAGAGGCTCTCCGGCGGTGTGACCGGGGATACGTACTGGTCCAGGGAGAGAATCGATACGAGGGAAGCGGCGACGAACTCCTCGCAGACGAACAGGTCCGACAAGAATTTCTTGGTGGCTGACACCCACGGGACTCGAGTGGTCGCCGTCGGCCGACGTCACCCCTCGAAGTCGATCTGGTCGACAACCTCGAGTTCGAAGTCGCCGAACTCGACGATGTCGTAGGTAACCCCACGCATGTCGCCGTTGTCGTCGAACTCGAGGACGCTCGAGGCTCCCTCGTAGGTAATCTCCTCGCCTGCAGCGGCGAGTTCGACCGCTTCGGGGAAGTCCGAGGGACCAACCGGCTCACCGTTCGGATTCGCGACGGCT contains:
- a CDS encoding ABC transporter ATP-binding protein, which encodes MLVVDDLDAGYGDLQVLSGVDLTVEAEEYVVIVGPNGAGKSTVMKSVFGLTTYFGGRIEFQADRIDGKPPEEIITHGIGYVPQTDNVFPSLSVGENLEMGAYILDEVPRDALEMVYDRFPILRERKSQAVGSMSGGQQQMVAMGRALMLNPDLLMLDEPSAGLAPDLVEDMFDRVDAINDDGTAVLIVEQNAKEALRRCDRGYVLVQGENRYEGSGDELLADEQVRQEFLGG